GCTTGTGAACTGATTAGGTCAACTATTTGAATTGCCACTAGCAATATCTCTAGTTTTCCTTTTTCTCAAATATTCTGCAACATCTCCATATCATTGATGGCCAATGTGCTAAATTAAAGGCTCGTGTGACTCAGTAACAATGTTGCTATTACTTTGACCTGCCCTTGAGGTTTATTAAAACCTGAAGCATGATATTGCTTACAGAGCATGTGTTAATGTGATTACTTAAATAGTACTAGAGAACACATCGTATAGATTTTCACCATGAATTGCTGTTATCTATTATGTGTTTTCATTGTTGTGCCAGTATTCTCATATCGTGTCTGTTTCAGGCTGTTGCTATGAAATCTATGTCAAAGCAGTAATGCGGGAGGAGGCTCGAAAAAAAGCAGGGGAAAGTgcataagtattcaattcttcGATGTTTCATTTTATGACCGAGGGCATCATTATGTCTGTGTTAAATAAGCAGAGCAACCAGTTTTGTTGTAATCAAATGGTTGTTCTCGAATGTTGCTATTACCATGTTttctaatttatgcttgataaATGTTATGACATAATGTATGCACATATAAAGAACAATGTTCTATTGGCAGGGCCACATATATCGGGTGTACTTGAGAAATTTTCTAATGCAATATAGatagttttatttttctgaaaaaaaaaaaaaaaaactatttggCCATTtcaattctaaaaaaataacaaattagTTTGTACTGGGAGaatacattttaaataattatgttatatatttatttaaaaattactctaTTTCAtaacctttattttttttatataaaaatcgtCTATTTTTTTgacattataataatatataatttaacggttataattttattgaattttatttgtttttaaaataatttctcattaatttttatttttttaaataattatttaaaatattttttaacatttaataaaaaataatatttttaaaataaactttatcataaaattaatatgaaaaacagaaaataagtttaattcaaaattaatgtaaaaaattatttttcgtaaaaattatagaatgtaGAGTATAATTTGTTCTAgtttctttaattattaaagTTTAATTCTGTATGAAATTATAAgcattaaaatagataaaataaaagtattttaagcatatttatttatagtgagaaattaattttttaattataaagtttaaataattgatgaaataatatataaatttcatataattataaagattgaaTTATAGATTAGGCTAAAAGTAACATGTAAATAGTTTGATGTGTAAGGTGATGGCAATTCGAGCCTGGCCCCATTGCCATTCCCAATTGTCTCGTCCTGAGACATCTTCAAATTAAAGGAGGAGGCTGTTGAGAAATGCTGAAAATCAAACAAAATGTCTGCCAAAGTTTTCAAGGGTCTGTTTGTCCTATGTGAGAGTGAGAACAGACGCAGCTGCTGCCATTATCATCCACTCCCTCCTCCTATTTTGTGAATGAAATTCaagttctctttcttttttttttttttaaagttttcaattataaatgaaatttcttttctttgaattatTTTCAACACATGGAATAATAAGGAAAAAAGATGCATTTAAGAACGCATTCCATTGGTTGCCTTTTATATAAATACTTTAACAATGTTGAAGTGACTCATTTTATGtgattcaaattaaattaaaaaaatccaaTTATGGATTTAATTCGATAGTAATTATAATTAAGAGATTTTTAATTTAGATTTGTGTATTTCTTTATCTCTaactcaaaaaaaattaaaaaagaaataaaatcttgaaaggaaaataaattttaagattcATTTTTATTGTTTAGATATTAGAAGAgtgaagaaaatattaaaactcaAAATATTATTCAACTTTAACATTTTTTCTATGtccagataaaaaaaaaattgtttcactgttatttatattcttattattttagcGTGACGCATGGAAACCAATATAGCCAAAATGGAAataaaatgaaaggaaaaggaaaaaaaaaaaaagaaaaggaatttttttaagaaaaagagagaaaaagtagGAATTTTGAAAATGAAGAAGCATAATTGGATTCAGTTGTTGGAAAAACTGAGATAATACTCTAATTCTGACCCCCTCTCTGcactattaaaaatttattttccaaatatatataatatattttatgttttacttctacataaaataaaataattatttaacataagttataaaaatttataatttaacctttttatgtgaaaaaaaaaagttatgtaTTTATCTATGAGCTTTGAATTTCAGAATTTTGATAGTCCTCTTTATCACACATCATATGAAGAAGAAGCTATAGAGTTTCTTTTTCTCCCAGTTCAGTTGATAATTACTTGGGTattgaagagagagagagagagagagagagagagtgagtgATCAAAGATGGCAACATTTGCAGGGACAACTCAGAAGTGCAAGGCATGTGAGAAGACTGTGTACTTGGTGGATCAGCTTACTGCTGACAACAAAGTCTATCACAAGGCTTGTTTCAGGTGCCATCACTGTAAGGGTACCCTTAAGGTCAGAGAAAacacttttctctcttctcaaatcctTTGTCCACTTCTTGCACACATTCTTACATAGATTGCTCTGATGAAAAGAGAATCAAGATGGAGACTTTCCCTTCATTTTCATCAACTTGATATTTGTTGTTCTGATGCCTCTGCTTTGATAATGCTTAATGAAACGTATACCCTCGTTTTAGTTTAGTCATTTCTGTGATTTTGGGTGATGATCATAATGAGTTGGTTTGATCCAACGCAGATTGGTTGGTTGGTTGATAGCTCCATTTTCCTGGGCTATAAATTTCTTCTTCTAAGGATTCCCATTTTGAGTGGTGAAAGGGTGCGCCACACAGGCCATCACTCAAACTAGACTTTGAATGGTGGAGAAGCAATGCCTGTTTGGTTTTATTTTTGTTGGGCCTGTGGGTAGTTGAGAAGaggcaaaaataaaagaataaaagaaagacATCTTGTTCTATTTGGAAACCAGAACTTGTCTTAGATATATCAAAATTGAAACATAACAGGGGAAAATAGTTTTGAAATGTATATGTAACAGTGTTAGTAATCTCGAAAACTGTTAGAATATCAAGGGAAAACATCTGCAAACCAAAGAACATGTGCAGTGCTGATTAGCATGGCGACCTCAGGACACAACAACAACTGCTGTGAATTAGTTCTGAGACATATTTGATGTCTTCAAGTTAGTTGTATGATTGTGCCTTAATTAGTAAGTAGAGTAGGTAACTAATAACATTCATGTTAATTTTAGCCATGCTAATTTCTCCAAAGTATttatcaatctcaaaatcatCAAATGGATACACCATTACCTTATTATCTGTTAGTGGCAGTGGTTGGTCTCTCATAATTCTTGCCACTCAGATTACTCGTGGCATTAGCCTTGTTTTGAAATCATTCCATAATCTATCAACTTTTTCACCCTAAAATTCCCATCTTTCTGCATAATGTTATGTTGGTGGCAATATGATGATTGATCGAACATAAAAGGTCAGTCAGTAATCGGCGCATCTAAACTCCTAAAGCCTAGGATTGCAGATGCCTTATATATGTTAAAAGGATCTGAAGCAGGACTTCTTGGGAAATCCTCCATCTCTGCTAGGCATTACACTGATTAAGTTGCACCAACAGCTTGGTTGTCCTTATCTGTACTCAACTACTCATATAACTGGACTATGATCTCTGTGTTCTGTAAGGGATTTTGAGTTTTTTCTTTTGCATCTTTGCAGCTGAGTAATTACTCATCCTTTGAAGGTGTTTTGTATTGCAAGCCTCACTTTGATCAACTCTTCAAAATGACTGGAAGCTTGGATAAAAGCTTTGAAGGTGATTACCATTTGTTAAGATTCTCTAAAGGATAAGCTCTCCATTCAAGCACTAATTTTGCCCCTTTTTCTTCTCCAGGCACTCCAAAAACTGTTAGAGTTGACAGATCCGCCGATCAGGTATTATATGCTACTTTCTCActtattttaatcattttaacataaaaatattttttacttgaTTAGTTAAGATCTATAATGATCTTCAAGATGTTAATGTTGTGAATGAAATTGTGCATGCAGGTGCATAGCAACAACAAAGTTTCAAGCATGTTTGCTGGAACTCAGGATAAATGTGTTGCTTGCAATAAAACTGTTTATCCACtcgaaaaggtaagtgtggcaAGTTAATGTGGCAGTACTATGGCTACTATGCAGTGCAAAATCGTATTCTCTGAGCAATTAGTGAGCCTGAAATTAATGACAGTGTTTCTAATTCAATGATCTGATGATTCTGGCAACATAACAAGCCATTTCGTTGTTTAATGAAATAGTGACTGGATCTGGTCCatatacatgtttttatgtttcaAAAATTAGAATGTTCTTCTAAAATGCTAAAAGAACTTCCTGTACAGTATAAAATGAAACTTCAATGCGGAAACTGATGTTGAAGCTCAAAAATCCCAGTCGTCCTAGCAAACTTTTACCTTTGTTTTCTTGATTTTCCCAGGCGCATAGGCAGAATTCTCAAGTCTTGGAAGGACAGTAAAACATTGTTGTTATGCATGGTTGTTTTAATACAACTTTTTTATTCTTTCAGGTAGCAGTCGATGGTACACCTTATCACAAGGCCTGTTTCAGGTGCGCCCATGGAGGCTGTGTAATCAGCCCATCAAACTATGTAGCCCATGAGCATCGTCTCTATTGTAGGCATCATCATAACCAACTCTTTAAGGAGAAGGGAAATTTCAGCCAACTTGACAAGCATGACGAAGTTAAACCGGTGGCTGAGACTGCAGCAGCAGAGTGAGAATGTAAATTTTCCACCAACCTTGGAGTGGGTGATACCTCAAGGAGTTTCAATGCAGTTGTCAGAATTTGCTAGAATGGTTACTGCTGTAATATGTTCTATTTTGTGATTTTACTTTGTTTCCTCTTGTTAACCCCCCTGCTTTTGTGTGtgagatttgaaatttttaattagtttttccTTTTACCATCCTTCCAAACtaggaattattattatttttttacccTTGTTGGGCAGAAAGCCCGCAAAATTTGGATTCTAGCCTTCTGGGAAAATTAAGAAATCCAGCTCAAAGACAAAGATCTCATTCACAAGTAGTAGCATAAACTTGAGCATAAAAGTCTTCTTCTTTGAGCAAGAAATGGCACATGACTGCTTGGACTATGAAACTTGAGCTACCCATGAGTAGCAATCAGAGCCAATTATGGTGCATCTGTTTTTGAGAGGTGTGCGGCAGACATGATGAGCCAGCAAACTCAATCAGGTACTGCATGGCCTACATTCCACATTCATTGCTCCACAACTCATTCATCTCTGATTCTGTATTCAATGATTGTTGCAAGTAGAGACAAATTCTATATAGTGCTATAATTTTGGTAAATAGTGGCAAACAGTTGATGGCCCACATGCAGAAGCATTCTAAGCAGCTTCATCTACCCGTACCACTTACATATATTGGAAAAAAATATATCCTCCTGCTTTGTCTGAGTAGGGAATGTTCTCTAATGGTAAGTTGTTTGCAGTTGTCTTAATTAAAAAGTTCCCATGAAGAGTAAATATTATCttaaatgaaaggaaaagtgaATCTTTGCTTTAATTTCCAGCCCTGGTCTCCTCTGTATTGCATCTTGAACATTGAAAGAGAAGAATAGTATTAAGAAAGAGTCCCACTTCTTTTAATGCACTGAAAATGATCAATATTATGATTGTTTCAAAGTCAAAAATGTACAGATATGTAATCATCACAGCCAGTACTTTTTTACATTTTCTGCTTGAGCCTCTCGTTTGGTCAAATACAGATTAAATCATGGTGCCCCCCTGTTCTTGATCTAAGAAGAAGCATTAGCGACATAGTACCAATTTGTATTCATGGAATCCTTTAACACTATAGTCTCAGGCATGACCTCTTTGGTGAAATTGGTGTTGCTTActgatctaattaattactaaataacAGGGACAATATCATTCCATATCTCCAAATTTCAGGCTTTAATCACTTGTTTATGCTGTTGTCGGTCCAACCTCAACCttcaaaaagaaatattttaagatAATTGTAAcgtcaattcattaattattctAACCCATTTTTTTATTAGCTTTTTAGTACACCTAGCTGATGTGAATTTGAACCACCTGGGCATTAAATATTGCTTCTTTATTCAACTTCTCCCACACCATTCTTACTCACTTGGCAACTTGCTGACCTGACAAATGTATGAATGTAAATATATGTTTgagttttcttccttttttttttttttttttctgtttgagAAGTGTTAATGACATTAATTAGCTATTTAAATCTGATAAATTTCtttgtttttaatttgattctcgtttaaaaagataaatttatgTTTCTGGGTTGGATACTTGGccataaatttaattatcaaaACAACCGCCACTGGAATCAGACTCAGCTTTCAAGAAAATTCTAATTTCATTTCAAGAGAACATTCACTAAAAACTATGTTTGAGAGAGAACCCTTTTGCTATACAACTTTCGATTATCGAAATCTGCACTTGAAGAGACCAGAGATAGAGTTCCCTCTGCTATAAAGCTAGCTAGCATCTGCCTCCATGGAAGATCTGTGTGTATTAAAATTGGCAGTTCAAATAAAGGCCTGGATTAGTGTGCAGGTGGGCTGATCTGTTCCTCATTTAAGCATGGCAGACAGATGGAAACATGATTAGCTGCCAGCCTCTGAGATGCTTCGAAGTGAAGGTTGCCATGTTCTTGATCTGGCTGCAGCACTGGCAGAGTTGGTAGTAGTTGCTGTTCTTGGTCTGTTTCTTTCATTTTTGGTGACCTGAACATGTTTTGTATTATTGCAAAGTTTAGTTAATTTTCATTCATGCATAACATCATTCATGCATGtgccttttttaaaaaatcatatttaatagtttcaaataacattgaaaaaaaaaatgaaattccgGACAGATGAAATCTGAAGAATTATCTGAACTTTAACTTGAACAAAAGTTTatgaaaaatatcatatttcaGAATATGATAATTGTAAAAAGGATTCACCTGATGATCTCTTTTTACTTCAATATCCAGCCCTGAATACTGCATCTCTCTCATCCTCTCTGGTTTTCCTGCTGATTCCGGCTGGTTTTTCTTCAGCTTTGCTTGCTTCTTTGCCATCAACCCTTTCATAACCTCTGAAAGGAACCCCATAAAATCAACACAGCTCTCTAGACAAAGCAAAAGTTAAGTTAGAAAGACTACAACAATCAACTAACCTTGTGTAGTGATGAGTCTATAAACATGGCCAAGAACAAGAGTATCCGTAGGCTTGAGAAGCTTAATTCTCGTAACCCGAAGAGAGTTGTTGTTGCTGTTGTTGTtgttggtggtggtggtggtggtggtggtggtggtggtggtggtggaggcggCGTTGCTGGGGCATTCATCATTCTTATGAGTGGGATACAAGGTGGTGGAGAGAAGAAGAGCCACATAGTGACCAGGGTTCATCTTCATAATCTCAGCAGCACTCACAGGCCAATAGAACTTGTCAACTTTCCCACTTGGGTACTGTATAATAAGCGTCGCAGCATCTACAGCTTGACAATTCcccatttctctttcttttcttacaGACAACTCAAGGAAGCaggcagagagagagagggagaggatTGAGAAGCTGCGTCTTTATAGCCCCCACCCCATCAATTTTTGCAAGGAGGTAATTAAAAGGTCTGGTATTAGAGATTATATTATTGTATGGTCGAGAAAGGATATGGTAGGTAGTGAAGCCAATCACAATGCGTAACAGCAATGGTAACTAAGGGCAGTTTAATAGTAgtgagcaaaaaaaaaaaagggaaaagggagagaTATTGGTAATGATGTGGTGAGGCGTGATTGGTTAGGAGAAGAAGAGACAAAGAAAGTTGGGCCACATGTGATTTTGAAACTAGAAAGGACACCGAAGAAACGTTAACGTTACATAAGCAGGGAATGAGGACCACCAGTACACAGTAATACACGGTTACATTAGATTCTCCAACCAAAAAAGCCAAAATTGGAAGCCTAGACCTAGCCTTTACCTGTGCCATTACCTGCGATGCTTTTACTCAAATTACTATGTTGCTTGTGGTCCACTTATTGGATAACCATTTATGAATAAACTtccaacctagctcctccactCGGGTGGAGTTGGTTCCTTTCGGCTTCCGCCGGTTGGTGGTCTGGTGATTTCAATTTTAAACctgtaaaattatattaattaattgattttttattataaataaatatattgcgAAGGAATAtgtgaataattatatttttaatgttataaTTGATATAGAATGTATGAAATCTCTATAAATATAGAATCTTTTATCCATTAGCTTAGTAACTTTTAATTCAATCTAACCTATATCATTTAGCCAATAGTTACTATAGAATCAATAAATCTCAAAATCTCTTTTTAACTAGCAAATAATTTTAGATTTcacagataattttttttttaacagtatAAACATAAATATACGCAATTTGAAAACACTCTTAACAACGTTCAATTGTATAATAagctcatatattttaattatatacagACTTAGAACCACCTAAatctgttttatttttatggtttATCTATTTAGTGAATAAGATATAAAATCTCTTGGATGTAATTAGttataactaaatttaaaaaaaaaatcacatatagATGGATtaagtaaaagaaaaattacatcATATATAATCATCAAGGGAATCTAAAGAAGAGAAAGATTCTAGAattatagaaagaaaaatatttttcattttcttgctTTCTGTGTAATAGGATACAAGGATTATATATATAGTACAAGATAGGATCAATTATGCctataattatattatcaattatgcctataattatattatcaatTATCGCCTAGAATAATGCTAGGATTATGCTAACTATGGTAATATTAATCACTGATTAATTACAATTATGGCAGGATATTCTTTACAACGCTCCCTCTCAAGTTGGTTCATGTGAATTCAACATGCCCAACTTGCCCAAAACTTCAGGAAATATTTGTCCAACAACTGCTTTAGTTAGGATGTCTGCCCACTGATCTTTCGATCGAACAAATGGTAATGATATCAAACCATTATCCAACTTTCTTTGGTGAAATGTCGGTCTATTTCAATATGTTTTGTTCGATCATATTAAATAGAATTTTCAAAAATGTTGATTGCTGCCTTG
This Manihot esculenta cultivar AM560-2 chromosome 6, M.esculenta_v8, whole genome shotgun sequence DNA region includes the following protein-coding sequences:
- the LOC110618333 gene encoding LIM domain-containing protein WLIM1, with amino-acid sequence MATFAGTTQKCKACEKTVYLVDQLTADNKVYHKACFRCHHCKGTLKLSNYSSFEGVLYCKPHFDQLFKMTGSLDKSFEGTPKTVRVDRSADQVHSNNKVSSMFAGTQDKCVACNKTVYPLEKVAVDGTPYHKACFRCAHGGCVISPSNYVAHEHRLYCRHHHNQLFKEKGNFSQLDKHDEVKPVAETAAAE
- the LOC110618332 gene encoding ATP-dependent RNA helicase dhx8, whose translation is MGNCQAVDAATLIIQYPSGKVDKFYWPVSAAEIMKMNPGHYVALLLSTTLYPTHKNDECPSNAASTTTTTTTTTTTTTNNNNSNNNSLRVTRIKLLKPTDTLVLGHVYRLITTQEVMKGLMAKKQAKLKKNQPESAGKPERMREMQYSGLDIEVKRDHQVTKNERNRPRTATTTNSASAAARSRTWQPSLRSISEAGS